In a genomic window of Bacteroidota bacterium:
- a CDS encoding aminoacyl-histidine dipeptidase: MSQTIRELEPKEIWNHFADLNAVPRPSKREERIIEFMMQYGKKLGLPTTKDDAGNVIIKKPASKGMENKTPIVLQSHLDMVHQKNGDTNFDFFSQGIDMDVDGDWVKAKGTTLGADNGIGVASIMAVLESTTIEHPAIDALFTIDEETGMTGALSLKGGMLDGKILLNLDTEDDNELTIGCAGGVDVTATGSYPYESSPPNVGVFKISVTGLTGGHSGMDIYKGRGNANKIMNRILLAVYEKFGIQISSIDGGSLRNAIPRESVAEIIIPSTEIDLFAPFIKNIETELKAECKTTDPSLSISIEKIEGPKQVIQKGFQIKLLRCLYAAANGVYRMSPDILHLVQTSNNLARVLVKEGEYSIQCLTRSSVDSEKMDLANSLKCTFELIGARVEFKGSYPGWTPNPDAAIVKIMSDLYKEMYKEDALVSACHAGLECGILATNYPSMEMISFGPNIRGAHSPDEKVQISSVQKYWTFFLETLKRIPDKRA, from the coding sequence ATGTCACAAACAATAAGAGAACTGGAGCCTAAGGAAATATGGAATCATTTTGCAGATTTAAATGCAGTACCTCGTCCATCAAAAAGAGAAGAGCGCATTATTGAATTCATGATGCAGTATGGCAAAAAACTTGGCTTGCCAACAACAAAAGATGATGCAGGAAATGTTATTATAAAAAAGCCTGCAAGCAAAGGCATGGAAAATAAAACGCCTATCGTACTCCAAAGCCATCTTGATATGGTGCATCAAAAAAATGGTGATACCAATTTTGATTTTTTCTCGCAAGGCATTGACATGGATGTGGATGGCGATTGGGTAAAAGCCAAGGGCACAACGCTCGGTGCCGATAATGGCATTGGCGTTGCCAGTATAATGGCCGTGTTGGAGTCAACTACCATTGAGCATCCGGCAATAGATGCATTATTTACTATTGACGAGGAAACAGGCATGACCGGAGCATTAAGTTTGAAAGGCGGTATGCTTGATGGTAAAATATTATTGAACCTCGACACCGAAGATGATAACGAACTAACCATTGGTTGTGCCGGTGGAGTTGATGTAACTGCAACAGGAAGTTATCCGTATGAGTCTTCGCCACCCAATGTGGGAGTGTTTAAAATTTCAGTAACGGGATTAACAGGTGGACATTCGGGTATGGATATTTATAAAGGCCGTGGTAATGCAAATAAAATAATGAACAGAATTTTATTGGCCGTTTACGAAAAATTTGGCATACAAATTAGCAGCATCGATGGTGGCAGTTTGCGCAATGCCATCCCGCGCGAGTCGGTTGCCGAAATAATTATTCCATCAACCGAAATAGATTTGTTTGCACCCTTTATTAAAAATATAGAAACAGAATTAAAAGCCGAATGCAAAACAACCGATCCCAGCCTTTCTATATCGATTGAAAAAATAGAAGGGCCAAAGCAAGTTATACAAAAGGGGTTTCAAATAAAATTGCTGCGGTGCTTGTATGCCGCTGCCAATGGGGTTTACCGAATGAGCCCCGACATTTTGCATTTGGTACAGACATCAAATAATCTGGCACGTGTGCTTGTTAAAGAAGGTGAATATTCTATCCAATGCCTAACACGTAGTTCGGTAGACAGCGAGAAAATGGATTTGGCAAATTCATTAAAGTGCACATTTGAATTGATTGGTGCTCGAGTGGAATTCAAAGGTTCATATCCCGGATGGACACCAAACCCAGATGCGGCAATTGTAAAAATCATGAGCGACTTATATAAGGAAATGTATAAAGAAGATGCATTGGTAAGTGCATGCCATGCAGGATTAGAATGCGGAATATTGGCCACCAATTATCCCAGTATGGAAATGATTTCTTTTGGTCCTAATATTCGAGGTGCACATTCGCCTGACGAAAAAGTGCAAATAAGTTCTGTGCAAAAATACTGGACATTTTTTCTTGAAACATTAAAACGAATACCTGACAAGCGTGCCTAG
- a CDS encoding T9SS type A sorting domain-containing protein, whose translation MAANASNESEEMEIEVYPNPVINYATLAFNIDSPGEANIVIMDITGRVVKQFSLMNLAMGINQVGFDTSELTNGVYYVRIIQNDKIAGKKLVIEK comes from the coding sequence ATGGCTGCTAACGCTTCTAACGAGTCTGAAGAAATGGAAATTGAAGTTTATCCTAACCCCGTTATAAATTACGCAACTCTGGCATTTAATATTGATTCGCCAGGAGAAGCAAACATTGTGATTATGGATATTACAGGTAGAGTTGTGAAACAATTTTCACTTATGAATTTAGCAATGGGAATTAATCAGGTTGGATTTGACACTTCCGAATTAACTAACGGTGTATACTATGTCCGCATAATTCAGAATGATAAAATTGCAGGTAAGAAACTGGTGATTGAAAAATAA
- a CDS encoding DUF2892 domain-containing protein, translating to MKKNMGSTDRIIRIILALVFATLYFKNVVSGTGGIVLLVLAVVFAFTSIVSFRPLYTLEGFSTCSVNK from the coding sequence ATGAAAAAAAACATGGGTTCAACAGACCGGATTATCAGAATTATTCTTGCATTAGTATTTGCAACGCTTTACTTTAAAAATGTGGTAAGTGGCACAGGAGGCATAGTATTACTCGTTTTGGCTGTTGTATTTGCCTTTACCAGCATAGTCAGTTTTCGCCCTCTTTATACACTTGAAGGTTTCTCAACTTGCTCGGTCAATAAATAA
- a CDS encoding Crp/Fnr family transcriptional regulator, translating into MQNQIDKSDEFETNSDNTLDKRLSYLGSDLLKEISDTAHVKTFGANVELIREGQYVKVVPIVLSGLIKVYTRFEDKELLLYYIQPDQSCIMSFSSAIHHDKSKIIAVTQQESTVLLLPTDMVNKWVHTYPAINTLFYNQYDLRYAELIDTINHLIYDKLDKRVLNYLREKIKITQHNPIKIMHKEIACDLGTSREVVSRLLKKLENEKLLKQHHDSIEIFS; encoded by the coding sequence ATGCAAAATCAAATTGATAAAAGCGATGAGTTTGAAACTAACTCAGATAATACCTTGGACAAGCGCTTAAGTTACCTGGGCTCAGATCTGCTTAAGGAAATAAGCGATACTGCCCATGTTAAAACTTTTGGTGCTAATGTTGAACTTATTCGCGAAGGGCAGTATGTAAAAGTGGTTCCTATTGTTTTAAGCGGATTGATAAAAGTTTACACCAGGTTCGAAGACAAGGAACTGTTGCTTTATTATATACAACCTGACCAAAGTTGCATCATGTCCTTTTCGTCAGCCATACACCACGACAAAAGCAAAATTATTGCCGTTACACAGCAGGAATCAACAGTTTTGCTTTTGCCTACCGATATGGTAAACAAATGGGTGCATACTTATCCTGCAATAAATACACTCTTTTACAATCAATATGACTTGCGCTATGCTGAATTGATTGATACTATCAACCATCTAATTTATGATAAACTTGATAAACGCGTATTGAATTACTTGCGCGAAAAAATAAAAATCACACAACATAACCCAATTAAAATAATGCATAAGGAAATTGCATGTGACCTTGGTACATCTCGCGAGGTAGTGAGCCGGCTACTTAAAAAATTGGAAAACGAAAAACTACTAAAGCAACACCATGATTCGATAGAAATATTTTCATAA
- a CDS encoding T9SS type A sorting domain-containing protein: MLAKMDSLGNLLWYRDFPVGNENAWFRNVYPTADGGFIMPGSAVDGPSGNQDAWLVKVDSLGCDSNGCALYTALPPSESTVASKVEMQVYPNPCANFFVCKLDRKHNYADTYTVTVTNSTGQIVLQQKMVNNTLPHPVFVHHLPSGLYCVQLNIEDVQYFAKFVKQ, translated from the coding sequence ATGTTAGCAAAAATGGATAGCTTAGGCAATTTACTTTGGTATAGAGATTTCCCTGTGGGAAATGAAAATGCTTGGTTTCGCAATGTGTACCCCACAGCCGATGGTGGTTTTATAATGCCCGGCAGTGCAGTTGATGGCCCTAGTGGTAACCAAGATGCTTGGCTTGTAAAGGTGGATAGCCTCGGCTGCGATAGTAATGGATGTGCGCTCTATACGGCTTTGCCACCAAGTGAATCAACTGTTGCAAGCAAAGTTGAGATGCAGGTGTATCCCAATCCTTGTGCTAACTTCTTTGTTTGTAAACTAGACAGAAAACACAACTATGCCGATACATATACAGTAACCGTTACTAACAGTACCGGGCAAATAGTACTGCAACAAAAAATGGTAAACAATACGCTGCCCCACCCTGTATTTGTACATCACCTGCCAAGCGGGTTGTACTGTGTACAACTAAATATTGAAGATGTGCAGTATTTTGCTAAGTTTGTAAAGCAATAA
- a CDS encoding T9SS type A sorting domain-containing protein, protein MWDVRDVDIINNTFNGHGGFNYEDRGVGITAFDANIRAFAINNQGNHFNNLYHGIDGWFTGITFSPDVITHNVFDRCWGGVYLNSAPISFIHNNRVFNIPRGDTDPGFGVWMDGSRLFEINQDNHFIGDPNWVPNHGTNYGVVATNSANWGRTIDHNIFDETVIGTQAEGDNPQLDIRCNTYTNHEAHAWAVLEKNNIGVLQDQGTGTQTQDIRPQNTFAEFVICPNGEDHIYSEYLFNYFVFNNTSMAATYPQCSSPILFGLGVGIQDGGNPLTEDQCTIDDPCPTLPCDQLKMAIDNEQDPTKKQAMINDLIMQYAAKDTTGTDSLLIEYLSKLNTSEAKKLLVPLYIAQNNFIHAQNTLTSLKSKTDIDYVDYYTFMIGFAQSKNQLSSVTANDKNTLHNIVNNKTLVSNLAENLLMKINEGNFKHHIMPIGNKTPRLISKNLSNSIVENIFVVEPNPSNGNFNLKLNVYESKVANKIMVTDMVGQQLYKHIANSVESRINLSHLANGIYQITLYKNDKFVSGQKLIIQN, encoded by the coding sequence ATGTGGGATGTAAGAGATGTGGACATTATAAATAATACCTTCAATGGCCATGGAGGATTTAATTACGAAGACCGTGGGGTTGGCATAACTGCATTTGATGCCAACATTAGAGCTTTTGCTATAAACAACCAAGGTAATCACTTTAACAATCTCTATCACGGCATTGATGGCTGGTTTACAGGTATTACGTTTAGTCCGGATGTTATTACTCATAATGTATTTGACCGTTGCTGGGGTGGTGTATATCTTAATTCAGCACCAATATCATTTATACATAACAACAGAGTATTTAACATACCACGAGGCGATACCGACCCAGGCTTTGGAGTATGGATGGATGGTAGCCGATTATTTGAAATAAATCAGGACAACCACTTTATTGGTGACCCAAACTGGGTACCTAACCACGGAACCAACTACGGTGTAGTTGCTACCAACAGTGCTAATTGGGGCCGCACAATAGACCATAATATCTTTGATGAAACCGTAATTGGCACCCAAGCCGAAGGCGACAACCCACAGCTTGACATACGCTGCAATACCTACACCAACCACGAGGCACATGCATGGGCAGTGTTAGAAAAAAATAATATTGGCGTGCTGCAAGACCAAGGGACGGGGACACAAACACAAGACATTCGCCCCCAAAACACCTTTGCCGAATTTGTAATATGCCCCAATGGCGAAGACCATATTTATAGCGAATATCTTTTTAATTATTTTGTGTTTAATAATACAAGCATGGCTGCCACTTACCCGCAATGTAGCAGCCCTATATTGTTTGGGTTAGGAGTAGGAATACAAGATGGTGGAAATCCTCTAACAGAAGACCAATGCACAATTGACGACCCCTGCCCAACATTACCCTGCGACCAATTGAAAATGGCAATTGACAATGAACAAGACCCAACCAAAAAGCAAGCCATGATAAACGATTTAATAATGCAGTATGCAGCCAAAGATACTACTGGTACCGATAGTTTATTGATTGAATATTTATCAAAATTGAATACAAGCGAAGCAAAAAAATTGTTGGTTCCCCTTTATATTGCTCAAAATAATTTTATACATGCACAAAACACATTAACATCATTAAAATCAAAAACTGATATTGACTATGTTGATTATTATACTTTTATGATTGGATTTGCACAAAGCAAAAACCAGCTTTCAAGTGTAACAGCTAATGATAAAAATACGCTGCATAATATTGTAAACAACAAAACATTGGTTTCAAACTTAGCAGAAAATTTGTTGATGAAAATAAATGAGGGAAACTTCAAACATCATATAATGCCAATTGGAAATAAGACACCAAGATTGATAAGCAAAAACTTATCAAACTCAATTGTTGAAAATATTTTTGTTGTTGAACCCAACCCAAGCAATGGCAATTTCAATTTGAAACTAAATGTGTATGAAAGCAAAGTGGCAAATAAAATTATGGTTACCGATATGGTTGGACAACAATTGTATAAGCACATAGCAAATTCAGTGGAATCAAGAATAAACTTATCTCACCTTGCCAATGGCATTTATCAAATCACTTTGTACAAAAATGATAAATTTGTGAGCGGACAAAAACTAATTATACAAAATTAA
- a CDS encoding T9SS type A sorting domain-containing protein has translation MKKIASLLFACLIALAAHAQLTVQNVYVLNEGYYDWNTSTIVTAPSAGYYNPITKNYTTFATFANAQFASDLIIEGNVIYIAASDGIYRFDKTNHTQTHFTPIDGIRKMDVWNNQLLCTRGDVGLANNYFQVYDKNNLAFIYELNNMTGPAFTCEGIAVKNDKAYIALNNAFFFPNYVGKIGVVDLNLQSYVNEIDLGPDGLNPDYLALDQTNNQIVTLNNLDFTNASVSSLDLVNQMPQTTKLNVSSGCASSVFSPTQGEIAYQVMGENSIKKFDLSQQSTTTTLSVNRSIYGMAFDKVNNYLYSGNTDFVNYGQVYIYDYATGGMIDSFFVSVSPGTIVIDYTGAISINESVENSYSLFPNPASDVIKINGITNNVTVSVCDVTGKNLITKKLNEQDPFISIAHLAPGIYTVSIENKNASVFRFTKQ, from the coding sequence ATGAAAAAAATTGCCTCTTTATTATTTGCATGTTTAATAGCACTAGCAGCACATGCACAGCTAACCGTACAAAATGTATATGTGCTTAACGAGGGATACTATGATTGGAATACGAGCACCATTGTAACTGCACCCAGCGCAGGCTATTATAATCCGATAACAAAAAACTATACCACTTTTGCCACTTTTGCCAATGCCCAATTTGCCTCTGACTTAATTATTGAAGGAAATGTAATTTACATAGCAGCTTCAGATGGTATTTATCGTTTTGATAAAACTAACCATACGCAAACACATTTTACTCCCATAGATGGTATTCGTAAAATGGATGTATGGAACAATCAATTACTATGTACACGTGGCGATGTTGGCCTTGCAAATAATTATTTTCAGGTTTATGATAAAAACAATCTTGCCTTTATATATGAGTTGAATAATATGACAGGTCCTGCCTTTACATGCGAAGGAATTGCCGTGAAAAATGACAAAGCTTACATTGCACTCAACAATGCATTCTTTTTTCCCAACTATGTAGGAAAAATTGGTGTGGTCGATTTAAACTTACAATCCTATGTTAATGAAATTGACCTTGGGCCAGATGGGTTGAATCCGGATTATTTGGCACTAGACCAAACGAACAATCAAATTGTGACGCTTAATAATTTAGATTTCACCAATGCCTCTGTTAGTAGTTTAGATTTAGTAAATCAAATGCCCCAAACCACCAAACTCAACGTGAGCAGCGGCTGTGCATCGAGCGTGTTTTCGCCTACTCAGGGTGAAATTGCTTATCAGGTAATGGGCGAAAATTCAATAAAGAAATTCGACTTGAGTCAACAAAGCACCACCACTACTTTAAGTGTAAACAGATCCATTTATGGAATGGCTTTCGATAAGGTTAATAATTACCTCTATAGCGGCAACACCGACTTTGTCAACTATGGCCAGGTTTACATTTATGACTATGCAACCGGAGGTATGATAGATTCATTTTTTGTTTCTGTATCACCGGGCACCATCGTTATAGATTATACAGGCGCTATTTCTATTAATGAAAGTGTTGAAAATTCATATTCCTTATTTCCAAATCCGGCTAGTGATGTAATCAAGATAAACGGCATTACCAATAATGTAACGGTATCGGTATGTGATGTGACAGGAAAAAATTTAATTACTAAAAAATTGAATGAGCAAGACCCGTTTATTTCAATTGCCCATTTGGCACCGGGTATATACACGGTTTCTATTGAAAACAAAAACGCCTCTGTTTTCAGATTTACAAAACAATAA
- a CDS encoding translocation/assembly module TamB domain-containing protein, whose translation MIRKVLRIITGLLLTVLLLLVFLVVAIRFPAVQSFVVNRAASYLSKELKTTVSIGSVDFQLFRNFIIRDLYVEDEKRDTLAYIPVIEAKASVFSIADSRFVFDNVTLADGVINVKRFKERKGLNLDIITDYFAGGDTDTSSKSKVDFRLQRIQLANMRFHYRDLRHDGHTPCVDFDDIRIDSLFVDADHFNFDDSTTFHVNNISLKEHKGFRISGFKSNTVIKDNEFTCNNLQIISPQSNVAGQLTFLFNDWEDFDDFIDSVNIRSSFANTVVSSNDIQYFAKELFGLDKSVTFEGTVKGKVPNLRGKNIKITYGNQSLIAGNISLNGLPEIEETYVDADLKNLVLSYDDVARIPSYPFLEKKKLEIPSWLVPLGTVNFKGKFIGYLQDFVTYGTIKTKIGTIVADVNLKTGTSLERYSGNIQAVDFDLGKMFDASNVIGATSFNCKIDGQSFDIEKVNGKIEGQVDYIDIYGYRYSNLEVAGDASKKLFNGAVSINEENISLDFNGKVDFTSETPQYNFNADVAQLKPVALQLFKRDPTSAFSGNVTLNARGKNIDDVIGSIQISDFTYSEKEKLIIADNILFNSEMENGLYNISLNSDVANAKFRNVRKLSTVFITLYNTITNYVPTIKPIPNKGEKENCQFEIVAKNPQPVLDIFAPSIKLAPNATALGNVNTHTNEVNINAYGDVFQIDDNRFEDIKISGNSKEGRFYFTSTIGNLFLRDSLPIDHITIAGQSDNKSSFIDCRIHDFDTATNKLLLAFDTEFLDGGIANITINPSSLIKVDTLIWKVAKENKIKYSQAGWLFEMVELKNNYNHMLRLDGVINSDPENSLKLNFNDFDVAPLNKILYAYDLQFGGIITGRVDLFSLAAKPRLDGDIQIRNFSFFNDSVGDAHVLADYDSNKDKVNLKGEVLRNGDSSIAFNGFYQISERSDFLDFDIRVQKLNLSALQHYFKGIVSDLRGKGSGKLRLYGDPAEPFITGNALLQKASFKVDYLGTRYSLSDDIDFKEDYIGFDNVKLNDINGSEAIVDGKLYHRFFDNMSFDLNINAKKFQMLNTTIKENDLYYGEAYGTGKVKVGGTPDLMRMELTMKTERVSPKIFTKINMPLSSPEEISNDEYITFINKNPATNVVQANAKRIPVKIEGFDLDFNITANTEAEINLIFDEKVGDVITGRGNGNIKMSISPDGLFYMFGDYNITQGKYFFSMQNLVGKPFEIVSGSNIRWNGNPYDASIDIKARYEKMVGLYDLLQDTASFRSRQNVYVILNLKNKLFSPEVSFDIEVPGADANLESLIRRYINTEDEKNRQAMSILFLNKFSVPEDIKQTQGSTLISNTTNASSSLTEFLSKQLSDWVSSLGREVDLDINLNYTQGDAITPEQYNVLLQKIIE comes from the coding sequence ATGATTAGGAAGGTTTTACGCATAATAACAGGTTTGCTGCTAACAGTACTTTTATTGTTGGTTTTTCTTGTTGTTGCAATACGTTTTCCTGCCGTACAATCGTTTGTAGTTAACAGGGCAGCATCTTACCTTAGTAAGGAACTAAAAACAACTGTTTCTATAGGCTCGGTCGATTTCCAGCTATTTCGCAATTTTATTATCCGCGATTTATATGTTGAAGATGAAAAAAGAGATACCCTTGCCTACATTCCAGTTATAGAAGCTAAAGCCAGTGTGTTTTCTATTGCCGATAGCCGATTCGTTTTTGACAATGTGACTTTAGCCGATGGAGTTATCAATGTGAAACGTTTTAAAGAACGGAAGGGCTTAAACCTCGATATAATAACAGACTATTTTGCAGGGGGAGATACAGACACAAGCTCTAAGTCGAAGGTTGACTTCCGTCTGCAACGAATTCAATTAGCTAACATGCGCTTTCACTATCGCGACTTGCGCCATGATGGCCATACACCCTGCGTAGATTTTGATGACATACGCATTGATAGTCTTTTTGTAGATGCTGATCATTTTAATTTTGATGATAGCACAACATTTCATGTAAATAATATTTCCCTTAAAGAACACAAGGGATTTCGTATTTCTGGTTTCAAGTCAAATACGGTCATAAAAGATAATGAGTTTACCTGCAACAATCTCCAGATAATTTCGCCCCAAAGTAATGTTGCCGGGCAACTTACCTTTTTGTTTAATGACTGGGAAGACTTTGATGATTTTATTGATAGTGTCAATATACGCTCTTCTTTTGCTAACACCGTAGTATCGTCAAATGATATCCAATATTTTGCAAAGGAATTATTCGGGCTTGATAAGTCGGTCACATTTGAAGGTACGGTAAAGGGAAAGGTTCCAAACCTTCGCGGAAAAAATATTAAAATTACCTACGGCAACCAAAGCTTGATAGCTGGTAATATCAGTTTGAATGGTTTGCCAGAAATAGAGGAAACTTACGTAGATGCCGATTTAAAAAATCTGGTACTGAGTTATGACGATGTAGCACGCATTCCATCCTATCCATTTTTAGAAAAGAAGAAACTTGAAATACCATCATGGCTTGTGCCTTTAGGTACCGTAAATTTCAAAGGCAAATTTATCGGGTATCTTCAGGACTTTGTTACCTACGGCACTATTAAAACCAAGATAGGGACCATTGTTGCTGACGTGAATCTAAAAACAGGAACATCGCTCGAGCGTTATAGTGGTAACATACAGGCAGTGGATTTTGATTTGGGTAAAATGTTTGATGCCTCAAACGTTATTGGCGCTACTTCGTTCAATTGTAAAATAGATGGTCAATCATTTGACATTGAAAAAGTGAACGGAAAAATTGAAGGGCAAGTGGACTATATAGACATATACGGTTACCGTTATTCTAATCTTGAAGTAGCAGGTGATGCATCCAAAAAGTTGTTTAATGGAGCAGTGTCTATTAATGAAGAAAATATTTCGCTCGACTTTAACGGGAAAGTTGATTTTACTTCCGAAACCCCACAGTATAACTTTAATGCAGATGTGGCGCAACTTAAGCCGGTAGCATTGCAATTATTTAAACGCGATCCAACATCAGCTTTTAGCGGCAATGTAACGCTTAATGCACGCGGCAAAAACATAGACGATGTAATTGGCTCCATTCAGATAAGCGACTTTACTTATTCTGAAAAAGAAAAATTAATTATTGCCGACAATATTCTCTTCAATTCGGAAATGGAAAACGGTTTGTACAATATCAGTCTTAATAGTGATGTAGCCAATGCCAAGTTTAGAAATGTACGTAAACTTAGTACCGTTTTTATTACACTTTACAATACGATAACAAACTATGTTCCTACTATTAAGCCAATTCCAAATAAAGGAGAAAAGGAAAATTGCCAATTTGAAATAGTAGCTAAGAATCCGCAACCCGTGTTAGATATTTTTGCTCCGAGTATAAAATTAGCGCCCAATGCTACAGCATTGGGAAATGTAAATACCCACACGAACGAAGTCAATATAAATGCTTATGGAGATGTATTTCAGATTGATGATAATAGATTTGAAGATATTAAGATAAGCGGAAATAGTAAAGAAGGCCGATTTTACTTTACCAGTACAATTGGAAATTTGTTTTTGCGCGACAGTTTGCCTATCGATCATATTACCATAGCAGGGCAATCGGATAATAAGAGCTCGTTTATAGACTGTCGTATTCATGATTTTGATACTGCCACCAATAAACTTTTATTAGCATTTGACACCGAATTTCTGGATGGTGGAATAGCAAATATTACAATCAATCCTTCCAGCCTGATTAAAGTAGATACGCTAATCTGGAAGGTGGCTAAAGAAAACAAGATAAAATATTCTCAAGCTGGCTGGCTATTCGAAATGGTAGAATTAAAAAATAACTATAACCATATGCTTCGCTTAGATGGAGTAATAAACAGCGATCCGGAAAATTCATTAAAGTTGAATTTTAATGATTTTGATGTGGCACCACTTAATAAAATTCTCTATGCATATGATTTACAGTTTGGTGGTATAATTACCGGGCGTGTTGATTTATTCAGCCTTGCTGCAAAGCCGCGACTCGATGGCGATATACAAATTCGTAATTTTTCTTTTTTCAACGACTCGGTAGGCGATGCGCATGTGTTAGCCGATTATGATTCAAATAAGGATAAAGTAAATTTGAAAGGTGAGGTGCTTCGAAATGGAGATAGCAGCATAGCGTTTAATGGATTCTATCAGATTAGCGAGCGAAGCGATTTTTTGGATTTTGATATCCGCGTGCAGAAGTTGAACTTAAGTGCCTTGCAACATTACTTTAAAGGAATTGTAAGCGATTTGCGAGGAAAGGGCTCGGGCAAGCTGCGCTTATATGGTGATCCTGCCGAGCCATTTATTACCGGCAATGCACTTTTGCAAAAGGCTTCATTTAAGGTTGATTACCTTGGAACACGCTATTCCTTAAGCGATGATATCGATTTTAAAGAAGACTACATCGGTTTTGATAATGTAAAATTGAATGATATTAATGGAAGCGAGGCAATAGTGGATGGAAAATTATACCATCGTTTTTTCGACAATATGTCGTTTGATTTAAATATAAACGCAAAAAAGTTTCAAATGCTGAACACCACCATAAAGGAAAACGACTTATATTATGGAGAAGCTTACGGTACCGGGAAAGTTAAAGTAGGCGGCACCCCTGACCTTATGCGTATGGAATTAACCATGAAGACCGAACGGGTATCGCCCAAAATTTTTACCAAAATTAATATGCCTCTTTCATCGCCTGAAGAAATCAGCAATGATGAATACATTACTTTCATAAATAAGAATCCTGCTACAAATGTGGTGCAAGCTAATGCCAAACGCATTCCTGTAAAAATTGAAGGGTTCGATCTTGATTTTAATATAACTGCAAATACAGAAGCAGAGATAAATCTTATTTTTGACGAAAAGGTTGGCGATGTTATTACAGGCCGTGGCAATGGCAATATTAAAATGTCGATAAGCCCCGATGGTTTATTTTACATGTTTGGCGATTACAACATAACGCAGGGAAAGTACTTTTTCAGTATGCAAAACCTGGTTGGCAAGCCATTTGAAATAGTGTCAGGCAGCAACATACGCTGGAACGGAAATCCTTACGATGCAAGCATTGATATTAAAGCAAGGTATGAGAAAATGGTAGGGCTATATGATTTATTGCAGGATACAGCTTCGTTTCGTAGCAGGCAAAATGTGTATGTAATACTCAATTTGAAAAATAAATTATTTAGCCCCGAAGTTTCATTTGATATTGAAGTGCCTGGTGCCGATGCTAATCTTGAATCGCTTATACGAAGATATATTAATACTGAAGACGAAAAAAACCGACAGGCCATGAGTATTTTATTTTTAAATAAATTCAGTGTTCCCGAAGATATTAAACAAACGCAGGGGTCAACCTTAATATCGAATACAACCAATGCATCCAGCAGCCTTACCGAGTTTTTGAGCAAGCAATTGAGCGATTGGGTTAGTAGCCTTGGCCGCGAAGTGGATCTCGATATAAATTTAAATTATACGCAAGGTGATGCTATCACACCTGAGCAATACAATGTGTTGCTTCAAAAAATTATTGAATGA
- a CDS encoding translocation/assembly module TamB domain-containing protein — protein sequence MNDRIIISTNVGLGTGTSVNNTSGNVVGEFNIEYLASKDGNFRIKAFNKSNINNIYRVNQAPYTQGVGWFYRKDFDSFEELLKRKKTTLK from the coding sequence TTGAATGACCGCATCATAATTAGTACCAATGTTGGCCTTGGCACAGGCACATCTGTTAATAATACTTCGGGTAATGTGGTAGGAGAGTTTAATATTGAATATCTGGCAAGCAAGGATGGCAATTTCAGGATTAAAGCCTTTAATAAATCCAATATCAATAATATTTATAGAGTCAATCAAGCGCCCTATACGCAAGGGGTGGGTTGGTTTTATCGAAAAGATTTTGACTCGTTTGAAGAATTGTTAAAAAGAAAGAAAACTACATTAAAGTAA